The following coding sequences are from one Gemmatimonadales bacterium window:
- the nuoL gene encoding NADH-quinone oxidoreductase subunit L has translation MIQLVWLAVAFPLLGAAINGGLALRRPDAKRLASYVGVGVMLAAFAVTVAVFAELARSSQTAIQVVLWHWLPVTPRFSIDLAFQVDHLSVVMMLIITGVGGLIHLYSAGYMYSDPGYARYFSYLNLFVAFMLVLVLGASLPVSFIGWEGVGLCSYLLIGFWFEVDANSDAGKKAFLANRIGDFGVLIAMFLLWWTLGTLDYSGITAQVGTVFHSGDGMVLLIALCIFLGCTGKSAQIPLYVWLPDAMAGPTPVSALIHAATMVTAGVFLVVRTSAIFALAPTALEVVAVVGAVTAFFAASIGLRQYDIKKVLAYSTVSQLGYMFLGVGTGAFASGIFHLITHAFFKALLFLGAGSVIHAMHHGLHHAHSHADAQDMRNMGGLRRAMPWTFTLMLIATLAIAGVPPFAGFFSKDEILGAAFAQGMHNPVFMVCWALGLVAALMTAYYMARLVAMTFLGQFRGPEGAMSHLHEAPWLMTGPLAVLGVLSVVGGLVNLPSFAGGNSWLEHWLEPVTAVARATLGPAPSAEGPTGMLLIGLAIVAAVVGLVAGTMVTERQAIVTPDRAPPEHGVAKLLYHKYYVDEIYQKVLVDPVVWLSRRVLWQTADAFLVDRIGVGGTARVAEGLGWLGSRLQNGQTTFYVTMFVAGAVIILRSLVR, from the coding sequence GTGATCCAACTGGTCTGGCTCGCGGTGGCTTTCCCACTCCTTGGCGCCGCGATCAACGGGGGACTTGCGCTCCGGCGCCCCGACGCGAAGCGACTCGCGTCATACGTCGGGGTCGGGGTCATGCTCGCCGCGTTCGCGGTGACCGTCGCGGTGTTCGCCGAACTCGCGCGGAGCTCGCAGACGGCGATTCAGGTGGTGCTCTGGCACTGGCTGCCGGTGACGCCTCGGTTCTCGATCGACCTTGCCTTCCAGGTCGACCATCTCTCGGTCGTGATGATGCTGATCATCACCGGCGTCGGCGGCCTGATTCATCTGTATTCCGCCGGCTACATGTACAGCGACCCGGGATACGCGCGGTATTTCTCGTATCTCAATCTCTTCGTCGCGTTCATGCTGGTGCTGGTTCTCGGGGCGTCGCTGCCGGTGTCGTTCATCGGCTGGGAAGGGGTCGGGCTCTGCTCGTACCTGTTGATCGGCTTCTGGTTCGAGGTCGACGCCAACTCGGACGCGGGGAAGAAGGCGTTCCTCGCCAACCGGATCGGCGATTTCGGCGTGCTGATCGCGATGTTCCTGCTCTGGTGGACACTGGGGACGCTCGACTACAGCGGCATCACTGCCCAGGTGGGCACCGTCTTCCACTCGGGCGACGGGATGGTGTTGCTGATCGCGCTCTGCATCTTCCTCGGATGCACCGGCAAGTCGGCGCAGATCCCGCTGTACGTCTGGTTGCCCGACGCCATGGCGGGCCCGACGCCGGTCTCCGCGCTGATCCACGCAGCCACGATGGTGACGGCGGGTGTGTTCCTTGTGGTCCGCACGTCGGCGATCTTCGCGCTGGCGCCGACCGCACTCGAAGTCGTCGCGGTGGTCGGGGCGGTCACGGCGTTCTTTGCCGCGAGCATCGGCCTTCGCCAGTACGACATCAAGAAGGTGCTGGCGTATTCGACGGTGTCGCAGCTGGGGTACATGTTCCTCGGCGTGGGCACCGGCGCGTTCGCATCGGGGATCTTCCATCTGATCACGCACGCCTTCTTCAAGGCGCTCCTCTTTCTCGGCGCCGGGAGTGTGATCCACGCAATGCATCATGGCCTGCACCATGCGCACTCGCATGCCGACGCACAGGATATGCGCAACATGGGCGGGCTGCGTCGCGCGATGCCGTGGACCTTCACGCTCATGCTGATCGCGACGCTGGCGATCGCCGGTGTTCCGCCGTTCGCCGGTTTCTTCTCGAAGGACGAGATTCTCGGCGCGGCATTCGCGCAGGGGATGCACAACCCGGTGTTCATGGTGTGCTGGGCACTGGGGCTGGTCGCGGCGCTGATGACCGCGTACTACATGGCGCGTCTGGTGGCGATGACGTTCCTCGGCCAATTCCGTGGCCCGGAAGGCGCCATGTCACATCTGCACGAAGCGCCCTGGCTCATGACGGGACCGCTCGCGGTGCTGGGCGTGCTGAGCGTCGTCGGCGGCCTGGTCAATCTGCCGAGCTTTGCGGGCGGGAACAGCTGGCTCGAGCATTGGCTGGAGCCGGTGACCGCCGTCGCGCGGGCAACGCTGGGGCCGGCGCCCAGCGCGGAGGGGCCCACCGGGATGCTGCTGATCGGACTGGCGATCGTTGCCGCGGTCGTCGGCCTCGTCGCGGGGACGATGGTGACCGAGCGACAGGCGATCGTCACGCCGGATCGTGCGCCACCCGAGCACGGAGTGGCCAAGCTGCTGTATCACAAGTATTACGTCGACGAGATCTATCAGAAGGTCCTGGTTGATCCGGTCGTGTGGTTGTCGCGTCGCGTCCTCTGGCAGACCGCCGATGCCTTCCTGGTCGATCGCATCGGTGTCGGCGGGACGGCACGGGTCGCCGAGGGGCTCGGCTGGCTCGGATCCCGGTTGCAGAACGGACAGACGACATTCTATGTCACGATGTTCGTCGCGGGTGCGGTGATCATTCTCCGCTCGCTGGTGAGGTAA
- the nuoF gene encoding NADH-quinone oxidoreductase subunit NuoF — protein MGYPTPIHPRETAVLSTHFGDPKARTYAGWVERGGYTALKRAVSMLPDEIVNEVKASGLRGRGGAGFATGVKWSFMPKDDGKPHYLCCNADESEPGTFKDREIMRWTPHALIEGCAIAQLAMRAETCYIYIRGEFTEPFHVMREAVAEAYAAGVLGANSMGSGKRIDIVLHRGAGAYICGEETALMNSIEGRRGNPRIKPPFPAVAGLFGKPTTINNVETLAAVPHIINRGAEWYSKLCLGNPKSTGTKLISVCGHVQRPGVYEITLGFPMKDLIYDLCGGMRPGRTLKAVIPGGSSVPIMTPDEVEDCVTDYEGIVAKGSMLGSGGMIVMDDSTDLVYQIMRLARFYAHESCAQCTNCREGTAWTTRILERILAREAKPSDLDLLLELSEQMTGRTICVLSDSCAAPVVSGIKKFRADFDAYLSGSPAVAMAGV, from the coding sequence ATGGGATATCCGACCCCGATTCATCCGCGCGAGACCGCCGTCCTGTCGACGCACTTCGGCGACCCGAAGGCGCGGACCTACGCCGGGTGGGTCGAACGCGGTGGTTACACCGCACTCAAGCGCGCAGTCAGCATGCTCCCCGACGAGATCGTCAACGAGGTGAAGGCGTCGGGGTTGCGTGGTCGCGGTGGCGCGGGCTTCGCGACCGGCGTGAAATGGTCGTTCATGCCGAAGGACGACGGCAAGCCGCACTACCTCTGCTGCAACGCCGACGAATCGGAACCGGGAACGTTCAAGGACCGCGAGATCATGCGCTGGACACCGCACGCCCTGATCGAGGGGTGCGCGATCGCGCAGCTCGCGATGCGCGCGGAGACGTGCTACATCTACATTCGCGGCGAATTCACCGAGCCGTTTCATGTGATGCGCGAAGCGGTTGCCGAGGCGTACGCGGCTGGTGTGCTCGGCGCGAACTCGATGGGATCGGGAAAACGGATCGACATCGTGCTGCATCGCGGCGCCGGGGCGTACATCTGCGGCGAAGAGACGGCGCTGATGAACTCGATCGAAGGGCGGCGAGGAAATCCGCGGATCAAGCCGCCGTTCCCGGCGGTCGCGGGACTGTTCGGCAAGCCGACGACGATCAACAACGTCGAGACGCTCGCGGCCGTGCCGCACATCATCAACCGCGGTGCGGAGTGGTACAGCAAGCTCTGCCTCGGCAACCCGAAGAGCACCGGCACGAAGCTCATCTCGGTGTGCGGTCACGTGCAGCGGCCCGGTGTGTACGAGATCACCCTCGGCTTTCCGATGAAGGACCTGATCTACGATCTCTGCGGCGGGATGCGGCCGGGACGCACGCTCAAGGCGGTGATCCCCGGCGGCTCATCGGTGCCGATCATGACGCCCGATGAAGTCGAGGATTGCGTCACCGACTATGAAGGAATTGTCGCCAAGGGATCGATGCTGGGCTCCGGGGGGATGATCGTCATGGATGACTCCACCGACCTCGTCTACCAGATCATGCGCCTCGCCCGCTTCTATGCCCACGAAAGTTGCGCGCAGTGCACCAACTGTCGTGAGGGGACGGCGTGGACGACGCGAATCCTCGAGCGGATCCTGGCGCGCGAGGCAAAACCGTCGGATCTCGACCTCTTGCTGGAACTTTCCGAACAGATGACCGGCCGGACGATCTGCGTGCTGAGCGACTCGTGTGCAGCACCGGTGGTGAGCGGAATCAAGAAGTTCCGGGCGGATTTCGACGCGTACCTGAGCGGATCACCGGCAGTCGCGATGGCGGGAGTGTGA
- the nuoH gene encoding NADH-quinone oxidoreductase subunit NuoH gives MTPLEKGFLLLAILKLLIVFTMVMVGVALLTLMERKVAGWMQNRPGPNRVGPFGILQPAADGIKNFIKEETRPGSATEVLFLLAPALSFIPAVMLIAVIPLAAPLMVNFDVTWPVIGAISYHGLMPMSVADLPIGFVFILAFSSLGVYGVALAGWSSNSKYSLLGGLRASAQLISYEVAMGMSLIPVLLLSGNASFSEIITQQQHGLWFIFPVFLSFFVFLISGFAETNRLPFDLPEAESELVAGYHAEYSAMKFSLFMIAEYAHIVTVSAMVAALFFGGWDIPFTHWDEQGGLIQAIVTGAVFFVKTFFWIFFVMWIRWTLPRFRYDQLMALGWKLLLPLSLGYIMVTAIAIEVVERGFGWTDPRALGLALFALNLFLGWLFFFLLDRGRVVRGVAPRARSRRAIREGAA, from the coding sequence GTGACGCCGCTCGAAAAAGGATTTCTCCTCCTTGCCATCCTGAAGCTGCTGATTGTCTTCACGATGGTGATGGTCGGCGTGGCGCTCCTCACCTTGATGGAGCGCAAGGTGGCAGGGTGGATGCAGAATCGCCCGGGCCCCAATCGGGTCGGGCCGTTCGGGATCCTCCAGCCCGCAGCCGACGGCATCAAGAATTTCATCAAGGAAGAGACGCGCCCCGGCTCGGCGACGGAGGTCCTCTTTCTTCTGGCGCCGGCGCTCTCGTTCATCCCCGCGGTGATGCTGATTGCGGTCATCCCGCTCGCGGCACCGCTGATGGTGAATTTCGACGTCACCTGGCCGGTGATCGGCGCCATCTCGTATCATGGGCTGATGCCGATGTCGGTCGCCGACCTGCCGATCGGCTTCGTCTTCATCCTCGCGTTCTCGTCCCTCGGCGTCTACGGCGTGGCACTCGCGGGGTGGTCATCCAACAGCAAGTATTCGCTCCTCGGCGGTCTGCGCGCGAGCGCACAGCTGATTTCATATGAAGTGGCGATGGGGATGTCGCTGATTCCGGTGCTGCTCCTGTCGGGGAATGCCTCGTTCAGCGAGATCATCACCCAGCAGCAGCACGGGCTCTGGTTCATCTTCCCCGTCTTCCTGTCGTTCTTCGTCTTCCTGATCTCGGGATTCGCGGAGACGAATCGGTTGCCATTCGATCTGCCCGAGGCGGAATCGGAACTGGTCGCAGGCTATCACGCAGAATACAGCGCCATGAAGTTCTCGCTCTTCATGATCGCCGAATACGCGCACATCGTGACGGTGTCGGCGATGGTGGCGGCGCTCTTCTTTGGCGGGTGGGACATTCCCTTCACGCACTGGGACGAGCAGGGCGGCCTGATCCAGGCGATCGTGACCGGTGCGGTCTTCTTCGTCAAGACGTTCTTCTGGATCTTCTTCGTGATGTGGATCCGGTGGACGCTGCCGCGGTTCCGGTACGATCAGCTGATGGCACTCGGGTGGAAGCTCCTGCTCCCGCTGTCACTCGGCTACATCATGGTCACGGCGATCGCCATCGAGGTGGTCGAGCGCGGATTCGGGTGGACCGACCCCAGGGCGCTTGGCCTCGCGCTCTTCGCGCTGAACCTCTTCCTCGGCTGGCTCTTCTTCTTCCTGCTCGATCGGGGCCGAGTGGTGCGCGGCGTCGCACCGCGAGCGCGGTCCCGGCGCGCGATTCGCGAAGGAGCGGCCTGA
- a CDS encoding NADH-quinone oxidoreductase subunit M — MAQFLASISYSHWIIHVLLILPVLAMPAILFSPVRAARYIAFAVALTELFLGIGLWWAFDPTVTGMQFVTDVTWLPKFGIGYRVGIDGLSVLMVLLSVIMLPLVVWGSWRSVDQKQRGFYALLMALNTGMLGVFVSTDLFLFYMFWETLLIPMYFMIGIWGSSNRIYAATKFVIYTFVGSFLMLVAIIWMVAVIGQQTGVYSFSYTNLLSHAQLFGPWAPWLFVAFALAFAVKVPLFPFHTWLPDAHTEAPTAGSVDLAVILLKMGTYGFLRFAIPFFPMFALSKTTGMVMATLAVIGIVYAALVAMVQPDLKRLIAYSSVSHLGFVMLGIWGSTVESVQGAIVVMVSHGLSTGALFFMIGMLYERRHTRRIADFGGLARVTPLLATAFVITAFSSIGLPGLNGFVGEFLVLLGSFGRYPYLVAIAATVVIFSAGYMLWSTQRVFFNRFTNPANEGIGDLNLRELAVVGPLIAAMIWVGLYPAPLLRRTEGAARAYVQMVQPALPPATLPGPGHVEAQ; from the coding sequence ATGGCGCAATTCCTTGCCTCGATCAGCTATTCGCACTGGATCATCCATGTGCTGCTCATCCTCCCGGTACTGGCGATGCCGGCGATTCTCTTCTCGCCGGTCCGTGCCGCGCGGTACATCGCGTTTGCGGTGGCGCTGACCGAACTGTTTCTCGGCATCGGCCTCTGGTGGGCGTTCGACCCGACGGTGACCGGGATGCAGTTCGTCACCGATGTGACCTGGCTCCCCAAGTTCGGTATCGGGTACCGGGTCGGCATCGACGGACTGTCGGTCCTGATGGTCCTGTTGTCGGTGATCATGCTGCCGCTCGTGGTGTGGGGAAGCTGGCGGAGCGTCGACCAGAAGCAGCGCGGTTTCTACGCACTCCTGATGGCACTGAACACCGGGATGCTCGGCGTCTTCGTCTCCACCGATCTCTTCCTCTTCTACATGTTCTGGGAAACGCTGCTGATTCCGATGTACTTCATGATCGGGATCTGGGGGAGCAGCAACCGGATCTACGCGGCGACGAAGTTCGTGATCTACACCTTCGTCGGATCGTTCCTGATGCTGGTCGCGATCATCTGGATGGTTGCGGTGATCGGCCAGCAGACGGGGGTGTATTCATTCTCGTATACCAATCTGCTGTCGCACGCGCAGTTGTTCGGGCCGTGGGCGCCGTGGCTCTTCGTGGCGTTCGCGCTCGCCTTCGCCGTCAAGGTGCCGCTCTTTCCGTTCCACACCTGGCTTCCCGACGCGCATACGGAGGCGCCGACGGCCGGATCGGTCGACCTCGCGGTGATCCTGCTCAAGATGGGGACGTACGGGTTCCTCCGATTTGCGATCCCGTTCTTCCCGATGTTCGCCCTGTCGAAGACCACCGGAATGGTCATGGCCACGCTGGCGGTGATCGGGATCGTGTACGCCGCGCTGGTGGCGATGGTACAACCCGACCTCAAGCGTCTCATCGCCTACTCGTCGGTATCCCACCTCGGTTTCGTGATGCTGGGCATCTGGGGGAGTACCGTCGAAAGCGTGCAGGGAGCGATCGTGGTGATGGTGTCGCACGGGCTCTCGACCGGCGCGCTGTTTTTCATGATCGGCATGCTGTACGAGCGGCGACATACGCGACGGATCGCCGATTTCGGCGGCCTCGCTCGCGTCACACCGCTCCTGGCGACGGCGTTTGTGATCACGGCGTTCTCGTCGATCGGCCTCCCCGGTCTCAATGGATTCGTCGGGGAATTCCTCGTGCTCCTCGGTTCGTTCGGGCGTTATCCGTACCTGGTGGCGATCGCGGCGACGGTGGTGATCTTCTCCGCGGGGTACATGCTGTGGTCGACGCAGCGCGTCTTCTTCAACCGGTTCACCAACCCGGCGAATGAAGGCATCGGCGACCTCAATCTCCGCGAACTGGCGGTGGTCGGTCCGCTGATTGCGGCGATGATCTGGGTCGGCCTCTATCCTGCGCCATTGCTGCGTCGCACCGAGGGTGCCGCGCGGGCGTACGTCCAGATGGTGCAGCCCGCGCTGCCGCCTGCAACGCTTCCGGGCCCCGGCCACGTGGAGGCGCAATAG
- a CDS encoding NADH-quinone oxidoreductase subunit I — MAIGVKVLKRPEKEVSYVRATLKGMALTFRHMFQPRVTMQYPEMKSTDDWRISTRWRGTHRMLTDEQGRSKCVACGLCPQICPANCIKLVPGEDELGNRYPLIYEIDEFRCVFCGYCQEVCPEEAIHVGVHYENSEYSRDRFVYDLERLSAQTHPVSTLWDPSDPRGE, encoded by the coding sequence ATGGCCATCGGCGTGAAGGTCCTCAAGCGTCCCGAGAAGGAAGTGTCGTACGTCCGCGCGACGCTCAAGGGGATGGCGCTCACCTTCCGGCACATGTTCCAGCCCCGGGTGACGATGCAGTACCCCGAGATGAAGAGCACCGACGACTGGCGGATCTCGACCCGGTGGCGTGGCACGCACCGGATGCTGACCGACGAGCAGGGGCGGTCGAAGTGCGTCGCATGCGGGCTCTGCCCGCAGATCTGTCCCGCCAACTGCATCAAGCTGGTCCCGGGCGAGGACGAACTTGGCAACCGGTATCCGCTGATCTACGAGATCGACGAGTTCCGTTGCGTCTTCTGCGGATACTGCCAGGAAGTGTGCCCGGAAGAAGCGATTCACGTCGGCGTGCACTACGAGAATTCCGAATACTCCCGCGATCGCTTCGTGTACGATCTGGAGCGGCTCTCGGCGCAGACTCATCCGGTGTCGACGCTGTGGGATCCTTCCGATCCGCGGGGCGAGTGA
- the nuoK gene encoding NADH-quinone oxidoreductase subunit NuoK has translation MLLGPSLALSAVLFVLGVAGVLIRRNAIVVFMCVELMLNAVNLSFVALAQLHGVGGQIMVFFVMTVAAAEAAVGLAIILAIFRHTQSVDLAHINLLKG, from the coding sequence ATGCTTCTGGGACCTTCGCTGGCGCTGTCGGCGGTGCTGTTCGTGCTCGGAGTCGCGGGCGTCCTGATCCGGCGCAATGCCATCGTCGTCTTCATGTGCGTCGAGCTGATGCTCAACGCCGTCAACCTGAGCTTCGTCGCGCTGGCGCAGTTGCACGGCGTGGGCGGACAGATCATGGTCTTCTTCGTGATGACGGTGGCGGCGGCGGAAGCGGCGGTAGGGTTGGCGATCATTCTCGCGATTTTCCGGCACACCCAGTCAGTCGATCTGGCGCACATCAATCTTCTCAAGGGCTGA
- a CDS encoding NADH-quinone oxidoreductase subunit N, with amino-acid sequence MQIDLSSAGGATLALLPELVLSAWALVVLLYVAWRHRDGYDMRTAGALSIVGYVLAVLATGWLAWNHARPAGLSFMIALDGFRFASDALLLWIAGAVTILSVRWLIRQGILAPEYYPMLMLATVGMMLLAGSADLITLFLGLEVMSISVYILAGFDRTRRASAEAALKYFLIGAFASGFLLYGIALTYGATGQFNFELIGAQFAATPPTLMAKLGMGLIVIGFAFKIAAVPFHAWAPDVYEGAPTPITAFMAAGVKAAAFFALLRVLNQVFPSLTSLWQPIVFGLALVTILIGNLTALAQTSMKRMLAYSAIAHAGYLLLPVWAHSNDGNAAVMIYLLSYAVTIVAAFGILASIERAGARTVLLTDLEGLFTVRPFASMGLSVCMLSLLGFPGTFGFIGKWFLLSAALRQGQIILPVVAVIGSAISIGYYLPVVLAMTLKPTRTRQAHQTIKFPRPARIAVALCVFAILLLGVWPNPVLNFATQEAVQLRQVTAPVGAR; translated from the coding sequence GTGCAGATCGACCTCTCCTCCGCCGGCGGTGCGACGCTCGCACTCCTCCCCGAACTGGTGCTCTCGGCGTGGGCGCTGGTGGTGCTCCTGTACGTGGCGTGGCGGCACCGTGACGGCTACGACATGCGCACGGCGGGCGCACTTTCGATCGTCGGCTACGTGCTCGCGGTCCTCGCGACCGGGTGGCTGGCCTGGAACCATGCACGCCCGGCCGGATTGTCGTTCATGATCGCGCTCGACGGATTCCGGTTCGCGAGCGATGCGCTGCTGCTCTGGATTGCGGGTGCGGTGACGATCCTGTCGGTACGCTGGCTGATCCGCCAGGGGATTCTCGCCCCCGAGTACTACCCGATGCTGATGCTGGCGACGGTCGGGATGATGCTCCTCGCCGGTTCGGCCGACCTGATCACGCTCTTCCTCGGCCTCGAGGTGATGTCGATCTCGGTGTACATCCTCGCCGGATTCGATCGCACGCGTCGAGCATCCGCGGAAGCGGCGTTGAAGTACTTCCTGATCGGTGCGTTCGCGTCCGGATTCCTGCTGTACGGCATCGCGCTGACGTACGGCGCCACCGGACAATTCAATTTCGAACTGATCGGCGCCCAGTTTGCGGCGACACCACCGACGCTGATGGCCAAGCTCGGGATGGGGCTCATTGTGATCGGCTTTGCGTTCAAGATTGCCGCGGTGCCGTTCCATGCCTGGGCTCCCGACGTCTACGAGGGGGCGCCGACGCCGATCACGGCGTTCATGGCCGCGGGGGTCAAGGCGGCGGCGTTCTTCGCGCTGCTGCGGGTGCTGAACCAGGTCTTCCCGTCGCTGACGTCACTCTGGCAGCCAATCGTCTTCGGACTCGCCCTGGTGACGATTCTGATCGGGAACCTGACGGCGCTGGCACAGACGTCGATGAAGCGGATGCTGGCGTACAGCGCCATCGCGCACGCCGGCTATCTCCTGTTGCCGGTGTGGGCCCACTCCAACGACGGCAACGCGGCTGTGATGATTTACCTCCTGTCGTACGCCGTCACGATTGTGGCTGCGTTCGGCATTCTGGCGTCTATCGAACGAGCCGGTGCCCGTACCGTGCTGCTGACCGACCTCGAGGGGCTCTTTACGGTCCGACCATTCGCATCGATGGGCTTGAGCGTATGCATGCTGTCGCTGCTCGGCTTCCCGGGAACGTTCGGCTTCATCGGGAAGTGGTTCCTGCTCTCTGCCGCGCTGCGCCAGGGGCAGATCATTCTCCCGGTAGTTGCAGTGATCGGTAGCGCGATTTCCATCGGTTACTACCTCCCGGTCGTTCTCGCGATGACGCTCAAGCCGACGCGCACACGGCAGGCGCACCAGACAATCAAGTTCCCGCGACCGGCCCGCATCGCGGTGGCGCTCTGTGTCTTTGCCATCCTCCTTCTCGGCGTCTGGCCCAACCCCGTGCTGAATTTTGCAACGCAGGAGGCAGTGCAGCTGCGGCAGGTGACCGCGCCGGTGGGTGCGCGATGA
- a CDS encoding NADH-quinone oxidoreductase subunit J, translated as MNTAAVVFWIFAVWSVGSALLCITRSNALSAALWLVSTMFALAAIFVILQAQFIAAIQVLVYAGAVMVLFLFVIMLLNLEEVPREWKRWPGWVVGVGVTAVLGATLVTLHTYTPQRLAGEISTMPGTANPALVFPDGAALATSQAAQGAVGSVAQPLFTGYLVPFEVTSILLLAAVVGAVVLAKKKL; from the coding sequence GTGAATACCGCCGCGGTAGTGTTCTGGATCTTCGCAGTCTGGTCGGTCGGGTCGGCGCTGCTGTGCATCACCCGGAGCAACGCCCTGTCGGCGGCGCTCTGGCTGGTGTCGACGATGTTCGCGCTGGCGGCGATCTTCGTGATCCTCCAGGCACAGTTCATCGCCGCGATCCAGGTGCTGGTCTACGCCGGCGCAGTCATGGTGCTGTTCCTCTTCGTCATCATGCTGCTCAACCTCGAGGAGGTGCCGCGCGAGTGGAAGCGGTGGCCGGGGTGGGTGGTCGGTGTCGGTGTTACGGCGGTGCTCGGCGCGACGCTCGTCACGCTGCACACCTATACACCGCAGCGGCTGGCGGGAGAGATCTCGACGATGCCGGGGACGGCGAATCCGGCGCTGGTCTTTCCCGATGGTGCGGCGCTGGCAACATCGCAGGCCGCGCAGGGCGCCGTCGGCAGCGTGGCGCAGCCACTCTTTACCGGCTACCTCGTTCCGTTCGAAGTCACGTCGATCCTTCTCCTGGCCGCGGTCGTCGGCGCGGTCGTCCTCGCGAAGAAGAAACTCTGA
- a CDS encoding 2Fe-2S iron-sulfur cluster-binding protein, with amino-acid sequence MTDAMVSVTIDGVPIQVAKGTMIIDAAKQAGVLIPHYCYHPSLPSPAVCRMCLVEVEKAPKLMPACVTAVADGQVVHVTSQVALDARKAVLEFLLINHPLDCPICDQAGECELQDFVYQEGRAGTRYSDYAKRYAPVEDFGPDVLYVPNRCILCTRCVRFMDSVAEDGVLEVCERGDRAFIGIDESERLDHPWSGNVVDLCPVGSLLSKDFLHKARAWDLDKTASICPGCTQGCNITVDTRDSSVVRLRPRPNLDVNRHFICDTGRADYRWMNRGDRVEAPLVRDGDRFQACDWNVALDRIASLVLEAEGGITVLAGGRASCESIGWLLRLAGERPRSAAMKVPLGDEAPIGSIPNLALRRERAANLEGGRLLGMGSDWGETMARLQGAPLVLVADVALDDGDIAALAGARRVVHFATVPDPRLANAEVVVPITTMVEEQGVYVNRDGRAQRLLPARSAPGMARPAWWAASQAWLRGGGGRQVPSTASEAFSTLTPFAGVTYRDLGFGGLTIGQRQEATT; translated from the coding sequence ATGACCGATGCGATGGTTTCGGTCACGATCGATGGCGTCCCGATCCAGGTGGCGAAAGGGACGATGATCATCGACGCGGCGAAGCAGGCGGGGGTGCTCATCCCTCACTACTGCTATCACCCGTCGTTGCCGTCGCCGGCGGTGTGCCGGATGTGCCTCGTCGAAGTGGAGAAGGCACCGAAGCTGATGCCGGCGTGCGTGACGGCGGTCGCCGACGGCCAGGTGGTGCACGTGACGTCGCAGGTGGCGCTCGATGCCCGCAAGGCGGTGCTCGAATTCCTGCTGATCAATCATCCGCTCGACTGTCCGATCTGCGATCAGGCCGGTGAATGCGAGTTGCAGGACTTCGTCTATCAGGAAGGGCGCGCCGGGACACGCTACTCGGACTACGCCAAGCGATACGCGCCGGTCGAGGACTTCGGCCCCGACGTGCTCTACGTGCCGAACCGCTGCATTCTCTGCACGCGATGCGTCCGTTTCATGGATAGCGTGGCGGAGGACGGCGTCCTCGAAGTCTGCGAGCGCGGCGACCGGGCGTTCATCGGGATCGACGAGTCGGAACGACTCGACCATCCGTGGTCGGGGAATGTCGTCGATCTCTGTCCGGTCGGTTCGCTCCTCTCGAAGGATTTCCTGCACAAGGCGCGCGCCTGGGATCTCGACAAGACGGCGTCGATCTGTCCGGGGTGCACCCAGGGGTGCAACATCACGGTCGACACGCGTGACAGCTCCGTGGTGCGGTTGCGCCCGCGTCCGAACCTCGATGTCAACCGGCACTTCATCTGCGATACCGGCCGCGCCGACTATCGCTGGATGAATCGCGGCGATCGGGTCGAAGCGCCGCTGGTTCGCGACGGCGACCGCTTCCAGGCCTGCGACTGGAACGTGGCACTCGACCGGATCGCGTCGCTGGTCCTCGAAGCCGAGGGCGGGATCACGGTGCTGGCCGGTGGTCGCGCGTCGTGCGAATCGATCGGCTGGTTGCTGCGCCTCGCAGGTGAGCGTCCGCGCAGCGCCGCGATGAAGGTGCCGCTTGGCGACGAAGCGCCGATCGGCTCCATTCCGAATCTTGCGTTGCGCCGGGAGCGCGCCGCCAACCTCGAGGGGGGGCGCCTCCTCGGCATGGGATCGGACTGGGGCGAGACGATGGCGCGCCTGCAGGGGGCGCCGCTGGTGCTGGTGGCCGACGTCGCGCTCGATGACGGCGACATCGCCGCACTGGCCGGCGCGCGCCGCGTCGTCCATTTCGCGACGGTCCCCGACCCGCGACTCGCCAACGCCGAGGTCGTGGTGCCGATCACGACGATGGTCGAGGAGCAGGGGGTCTATGTCAATCGCGACGGCCGGGCGCAGCGGTTGCTGCCGGCGCGATCGGCACCGGGAATGGCACGGCCCGCGTGGTGGGCGGCATCACAAGCGTGGCTCCGCGGCGGTGGCGGGCGACAGGTGCCGTCCACTGCTTCTGAGGCGTTCAGCACGCTCACTCCCTTTGCGGGTGTGACGTATCGTGATCTCGGCTTTGGCGGGTTGACGATCGGTCAGCGCCAGGAGGCCACGACGTGA